The following are encoded together in the Montipora capricornis isolate CH-2021 chromosome 5, ASM3666992v2, whole genome shotgun sequence genome:
- the LOC138048865 gene encoding N-acetyllactosaminide beta-1,6-N-acetylglucosaminyl-transferase-like — MLIVDILIFFTQLPSLEYCSRRIEENMLFYNLTGRSPPPSSERKLSDYEVFKTLSQLSCQEIVALIASSQPTEQETHFPLAYVLLLYKGAGLLVKQLQFIYMPQNIYCIHIDTSASLEFVNAVESVVRCLPNVFITKRRVKVIYRHVSTVRAQLNCIEDLLENPVPWRYLLNLCGQDFPLYSNRGIVQALKALKGRTNAESCEVKSNEALKMRTGKLHEVKRVTGTGQTGHEAYRLFRTGKDKTPAPYGIKIFKGSSYIAGSREFCRFAAYEEPAKALLEWLNDTSCADESFFASLYRYPGISGGAPDGRRAEFITRGAVRWYKAKRPEDRCYGHWLREICVLSLADLSWLFEPKLENMLFIQKIDFDYDNELVDCLYVKVQSRRQHPLSNKEINWYDPCEV, encoded by the coding sequence ATGTTAATTGTTGATATTCTAATATTTTTTACCCAGCTTCCTTCTTTGGAGTATTGCAGTCGTCGTATAGAAGAGAATATGTTGTTTTATAACCTCACAGGTCGTTCGCCGCCTCCTTCTTCTGAACGAAAACTTTCTGACTACGAGGTCTTTAAAACACTTTCTCAGCTAAGTTGTCAGGAGATAGTTGCGCTAATTGCCAGCTCGCAGCCAACTGAACAGGAAACTCATTTTCCTCTCGCCTATGTTCTGCTGCTTTACAAAGGCGCGGGGTTATTGGTGAAacagcttcaatttatttacaTGCCTCAAAATATCTACTGCATTCACATTGACACATCTGCTTCTTTGGAATTTGTGAACGCTGTCGAGAGCGTTGTTCGGTGTTTGCCTAACGTGTTTATTACCAAACGGAGAGTCAAAGTGATTTACCGCCATGTGTCTACTGTTCGAGCTCAGCTGAACTGTATAGAAGATCTTTTGGAGAATCCCGTTCCCTGGCGATATTTATTGAATTTATGTGGTCAAGATTTCCCTTTGTACAGTAATCGAGGTATTGTACAAGCACTGAAAGCTTTGAAGGGTAGAACAAATGCTGAAAGTTGCGAAGTGAAAAGCAATGAAGCACTGAAAATGCGAACGGGCAAACTTCACGAAGTAAAACGCGTGACTGGGACAGGCCAGACAGGACACGAGGCCTACCGCTTGTTTAGAACAGGGAAAGACAAAACTCCCGCTCCTTACGgaataaaaatctttaaagGGTCATCTTATATTGCAGGATCGAGGGAATTCTGTAGATTTGCGGCTTATGAAGAACCTGCAAAGGCTTTGCTGGAATGGTTGAATGATACCAGTTGTGCCGACGAGTCGTTCTTTGCTTCGCTTTACCGATATCCGGGTATTTCAGGAGGAGCACCAGATGGGCGACGAGCAGAGTTTATAACTCGCGGTGCGGTCAGGTGGTACAAAGCCAAAAGGCCCGAAGATCGCTGCTACGGGCATTGGCTTCGAGAGATATGTGTTCTTAGTTTGGCCGACTTGAGCTGGTTATTCGAGCCAAAATTAGAGAACATGCTGTTTATTCAAAAGATTGATTTTGATTATGACAACGAACTCGTTGATTGCCTGTATGTGAAGGTACAGAGCCGGAGGCAGCACCCATTGAGTAACAAAGAGATAAACTGGTATGATCCTTGTGAAGTTTAA